The Thunnus albacares chromosome 11, fThuAlb1.1, whole genome shotgun sequence genome contains a region encoding:
- the LOC122992159 gene encoding CD276 antigen homolog isoform X2, whose translation MSFANNARMMKVLSSVYLQVFHLVLLLPFSSENNSCQANGTRGAPWLWRCHHTFSKPFQPEKSFIYWQGQDNSGLVVYMYNKGKPDLKHQSQSFKNRTKIFPDQLRDGNLSLVIEELILKDDQTSLEVIFNSPPESTKKLCQTTVCVAAPFQEPNLEINQSNKTATCSTKGGYPKPEIKWTSQGGQNQSERTLEQHEVQTTMTSEEDGTYSTSSTANITGSQRVTCRVHNPTSNQTLSVTKDTTLETPDKRHDLGIGIGFVVALVCVVALIVILYLHRRRTSNWSP comes from the exons ATGTCATTTGCAAACAATGCTAGAATGATGAAGGTTTTGTCATCTGTCTACCTTCAAG TTTTCCATTTGGTTCTGCTGCTGCCATTTTCATCTGAAAATAACTCATGTCAAGCCAATGGAACCAGAGGAGCTCCGTGGCTCTGGAGATGCCATCACACCTTCAGTAAACCGTTCCAACCAGAGAAAAGTTTTATATACTGGCAAGGTCAAGATAATTCTGGCCTTGTTGTATATATGTACAATAAAGGAAAGCCAGACTTAAAGCACCAAAGCCAGTCATTTAAAAATAGAACCAAAATCTTCCCTGATCAATTGCGTGATGGAAATTTATCACTTGTTATTGAGGAATTGATACTGAAAGATGATCAAACCTCCCTTGAAGTCATTTTCAACTCACCACCCGAATCAACAAAGAAGCTCTGCCAGACCACTGTGTGTGTAGCAG CTCCTTTCCAGGAACCAAATCTTGagataaatcaatcaaataagACAGCAACCTGCAGCACAAAGGGGGGTTACCCTAAACCTGAAATCAAATGGACTTCCCAGGGCGGACAGAATCAATCAGAACGTACACTGGAACAACATGAAGTACAGACGACTATGACCTCTGAAGAAGACGGCACTTACAGTACCAGCAGCACAGCCAACATCACAGGGTCACAGAGAGTGACCTGCAGAGTtcacaaccccacttcaaaCCAGACACTGAGTGTAACTAAAGATACGACACTCGAGACTCCAG atAAAAGACATGATCTTGGAATTGGAATTGGATTTGTTGTTGcccttgtttgtgttgtggcGCTGATTGTCATCCTGTATCTGCACCGTA GAAGAACATCAAACTGGAGTCCTTAG
- the LOC122992159 gene encoding CD276 antigen homolog isoform X1 produces the protein MSFANNARMMKVLSSVYLQVFHLVLLLPFSSENNSCQANGTRGAPWLWRCHHTFSKPFQPEKSFIYWQGQDNSGLVVYMYNKGKPDLKHQSQSFKNRTKIFPDQLRDGNLSLVIEELILKDDQTSLEVIFNSPPESTKKLCQTTVCVAAPFQEPNLEINQSNKTATCSTKGGYPKPEIKWTSQGGQNQSERTLEQHEVQTTMTSEEDGTYSTSSTANITGSQRVTCRVHNPTSNQTLSVTKDTTLETPDKRHDLGIGIGFVVALVCVVALIVILYLHRSKCFLLLSF, from the exons ATGTCATTTGCAAACAATGCTAGAATGATGAAGGTTTTGTCATCTGTCTACCTTCAAG TTTTCCATTTGGTTCTGCTGCTGCCATTTTCATCTGAAAATAACTCATGTCAAGCCAATGGAACCAGAGGAGCTCCGTGGCTCTGGAGATGCCATCACACCTTCAGTAAACCGTTCCAACCAGAGAAAAGTTTTATATACTGGCAAGGTCAAGATAATTCTGGCCTTGTTGTATATATGTACAATAAAGGAAAGCCAGACTTAAAGCACCAAAGCCAGTCATTTAAAAATAGAACCAAAATCTTCCCTGATCAATTGCGTGATGGAAATTTATCACTTGTTATTGAGGAATTGATACTGAAAGATGATCAAACCTCCCTTGAAGTCATTTTCAACTCACCACCCGAATCAACAAAGAAGCTCTGCCAGACCACTGTGTGTGTAGCAG CTCCTTTCCAGGAACCAAATCTTGagataaatcaatcaaataagACAGCAACCTGCAGCACAAAGGGGGGTTACCCTAAACCTGAAATCAAATGGACTTCCCAGGGCGGACAGAATCAATCAGAACGTACACTGGAACAACATGAAGTACAGACGACTATGACCTCTGAAGAAGACGGCACTTACAGTACCAGCAGCACAGCCAACATCACAGGGTCACAGAGAGTGACCTGCAGAGTtcacaaccccacttcaaaCCAGACACTGAGTGTAACTAAAGATACGACACTCGAGACTCCAG atAAAAGACATGATCTTGGAATTGGAATTGGATTTGTTGTTGcccttgtttgtgttgtggcGCTGATTGTCATCCTGTATCTGCACCGTAGTAAGTGTTTCCTTTTACTTTCCTTTTAA